Proteins encoded by one window of Rutidosis leptorrhynchoides isolate AG116_Rl617_1_P2 chromosome 7, CSIRO_AGI_Rlap_v1, whole genome shotgun sequence:
- the LOC139860184 gene encoding protein-tyrosine-phosphatase MKP1-like, which produces MLGEEDGSQLAGSELLPPGSKDNRKIYTRSVSWAGKARTCLPPLQPLSVSRPKAEEWPRAGSDDLGVWPNVSATTPGVKARPPALPLNSNKNLGKPPREFEFKKDKLAFFDKECSRIIDHVYLGSDAVAKNRNVLRENGITHVLNCVGFVCPEYFKNDLVYKTLWLQDSPSEDITSILYDVFDYFEDVREQNGRVFVHCCQGVSRSTSLVIAYLMWRQGQSFETAFQQVKATRGVTNPNLGFASQLLQCQKRVHAVPVSPSSILRMYRIAPHSSYAPLHLVPKLLARPNESALDSRGAFIVSVPSAIYAWIGKSCDPLMYESARLAASQVIRYEKANGPALIIKEGDEPIEFWNAIVNDQNQDQDRVNGYRGIVGQRRVVDYDIDFGVFSEAANSGVVPPFSISGNDSELCLPARRSGWERLRRKFATGVMKELMTSAKVEPGSGSGPEPGDSPNSCSSFSAVSDSKFDESECMSPKSFGSFLVDDPTSTSISPSTSDYSNSFSFSPSSSNWSDSSVLEASDHSLNLNPNTKSVEISPSKNLIRTCSFSMEDVEEETTVEDDGQNGQQSMYEAEIRLVYNDQNDPGDGSFVLYQWPTMERVETGGSGIPDSRCVYITYGADILYIWVGRDFLGIDGDDNIKWQTVGNKFLLSKGLKTSSIVQIVREGEEPEQLWMHLHCFSFQNTQEKDQNG; this is translated from the exons ATGTTAGGTGAAGAAGACGGTTCACAATTAGCAGGGTCTGAGCTGCTGCCACCTGGCAGTAAAGATAACAGGAAAATATACACTCGGTCCGTGTCCTGGGCGGGTAAGGCACGGACCTGTTTGCCGCCTCTGCAGCCGCTTTCAGTTAGCCGACCGAAAGCGGAGGAGTGGCCGAGGGCGGGTTCGGACGATCTGGGTGTGTGGCCGAACGTTTCGGCCACAACACCTGGTGTTAAGGCTCGTCCGCCCGCCCTGCCTTTGAATTCGAATAAGAATTTAGGAAAACCTCCTAGAGAATTTGAATTCAAGAAAGATAAACTTGCTTTTTTCGATAAAGAATGTTCGCGGATCATAGATCACGTGTATTTAGGAAGCGATGCGGTTGCAAAAAATCGTAATGTTCTTCGCGAAAATGGGATTACACATGTTTTGAATTGTGTCGGTTTCGTGTGTCCCGAGTATTTCAAGAATGATTTGGTGTACAAAACACTTTGGCTTCAAGATAGCCCATCGGAAGATATTACATCTATCCTTTATGATGTTTTCGACTACTTTGAGGATGTACGGGAGCAAAACGGGCGGGTTTTTGTGCACTGTTGTCAAGGGGTATCTCGGTCAACGTCGTTAGTCATAGCGTACCTTATGTGGAGACAAGGTCAAAGCTTTGAAACCGCATTTCAACAAGTGAAAGCTACGCGAGGTGTAACTAACCCGAATTTGGGTTTCGCTAGCCAGCTTTTACAGTGTCAGAAACGGGTCCATGCCGTGCCCGTTAGCCCGAGTTCAATTTTGAGAATGTACCGAATTGCCCCTCACTCTTCGTATGCACCGCTTCATTTAGTACCAAAACTATTAGCTCGACCTAACGAATCAGCTCTTGATTCTCGTGGTGCGTTTATAGTTAGCGTTCCGTCTGCTATTTACGCATGGATCGGGAAAAGTTGTGACCCGTTAATGTATGAAAGCGCGAGATTAGCAGCTTCACAGGTTATTCGATATGAAAAAGCAAATGGTCCGGCTTTGATTATTAAAGAAGGTGATGAACCGATTGAATTTTGGAATGCGATTGTGAACGATCAGAACCAGGATCAAGATCGGGTAAATGGATATCGAGGTATCGTTGGTCAAAGGAGGGTTGTTGACTATGATATAGATTTTGGGGTTTTTAGTGAGGCGGCAAATAGTGGAGTGGTCCCACCTTTTTCGATATCTGGAAACGATTCTGAGTTGTGTTTGCCAGCCAGACGAAGCGGTTGGGAACGATTGAGAAGGAAGTTTGCTACTGGAGTGATGAAGGAGTTGATGACGTCAGCTAAAGTGGAACCCGGATCCGGATCCGGACCCGAACCAGGTGATTCTCCAAATTCTTGTTCTTCGTTTTCTGCCGTTTCAGACAGTAAATTCGATGAATCTGAATGCATGTCACCCAAATCATTCGGTTCATTTCTTGTTGACGATCCGACGTCAACTTCGATATCACCTTCAACGTCTGATTACTCGAACTCGTTCTCGTTTTCACCCTCATCATCAAACTGGTCTGATTCATCTGTTTTAGAAGCCTCGGATCACAGTCTTAACCTAAATCCTAACACTAAATCAGTAGAGATTTCACCTTCAAAGAATCTGATCAGGACCTGCTCGTTTTCTATGGAAGATGTTGAAGAAGAAACTACAGTAGAAGACGATGGTCAAAATGGTCAACAATCTATGTATGAAGCCGAAATCCGACTTGTGTATAATGACCAAAATGACCCTGGTGATGGGAGTTTTGTTCTTTATCAGTGGCCTACTATGGAGAGGGTCGAGACGGGTGGTTCTGGTATTCCTGATTCAAGATGTGTGTATATAACTTACGGGGCGGATATTTTGTATATTTGGGTGGGTCGTGATTTCTTGGGTATTGATGGGGACGATAATATCAAGTGGCAAACGGTTGGTAATAAGTTTCTTCTTAGTAAAGGTCTAAAAACAAGCTCTATTGTTCAG ATTGTTAGAGAAGGTGAGGAACCAGAGCAACTATGGATGCATCTTCACTGTTTCTCATTCCAAAACACACAAGAGAAAGATCAGAACGGATAA
- the LOC139860577 gene encoding putative F-box protein At1g49610 isoform X3 yields the protein MMEEEEEGEDRLSALPDNLIFDILFHIPDETLTQSAITTFTLSKRWCALWTEYFILEYQNPSNSFWPSALPHSGVKNLVITGYGDLQADECPYILEIDAPYILSLTIGGCLLVWNLLLVNVSSLVKANLNFSKCKKWETIDEEMFGLIISLLHAKELNIGSLCNKVFSRLEDKGFTFPSNVKVLDSPNVANSLLWWPDSDDDSECFHIRERNAGPFAGRITVNLLKDQTKVEDRISALPDGILIEILSRLPETKYAIRTSTLSKRWIHLWTYTRNLIFQRDFGNDFLASDFFPAVNKTLTQCCETKLYKFEMHCCRGYNNQFELHVKDCIRYAVTRNAEEIYLELFNDRLEAEFVSDEFFYINSSITKLTLKGCIFTHTGAICWENLKSLCIQRGIINEDLIENIQTGSPMLETLELENCSGYMRLNITSKSIKNLIFSGYLDVEDEENVFDIIEINAPNILSLTISGELLLDKLVLLNVASLVNAHLDYSNDDIPIIAQERILKEFIISLQHVKELKIGIDCFKAFFNLKATGFAFPCNLKILDSLDGIADWSDWSSDDDDSDLDSSTNGDWKEL from the exons ATgatggaggaggaagaagaaggagaagataGATTAAGTGCGTTACCAGATAATTTAATCTTTGATATTCTGTTTCATATACCAGACGAAACCCTAACTCAATCCGCCATTACCACATTCACTCTCTCCAAACGATGGTGTGCTCTTTGGACTGAATATTTCATCTTGGAATATCAAAACCCTAGCAATTCCTTCTGGCCTAGTGCTTTACCACACTCCGG TGTTAAGAATTTGGTGATTACTGGATATGGTGATCTTCAAGCTGACGAGTGTCCATATATCCTTGAAATTGATGCTCCGTATATATTGTCACTAACGATTGGTGGTTGTTTACTGGTGTGGAATCTTTTGTTGGTGAACGTGTCTTCTTTAGTCAAAGCTAACCTAAATTTCAGCAAGTGTAAGAAATGGGAGACAATCGATGAAGAGATGTTTGGACTAATTATCAGCCTTCTCCATGCCAAGGAACTCAATATTGGGAGCTTATGTAATAAA GTTTTCTCCCGTTTGGAAGATAAAGGTTTCACTTTTCCATCAAATGTGAAGGTTTTGGATTCACCAAATGTAGCTAATTCATTACTTTGGTGGCCTGACAGTGATGATGATTCAGAG TGTTTTCACATAAGGGAAAGGAATGCGGGCCCATTTGCTGGCCGGATAACTGTAAATTTACTCAAAGATCAAACAAAAGTTGAAGATAGAATAAGTGCATTACCAGATGGCATACTTATCGAAATTTTATCCCGTTTACCCGAGACAAAATACGCCATTAGAACAAGCACACTCTCCAAACGATGGATCCATCTTTGGACATACACTCGTAATCTCATTTTCCAACGTGACTTTGGAAATGATTTTTTGGCCTCTGATTTTTTTCCAGCTGTCAACAAAACCCTAACTCAATGTTGTGAGACGAAGCTCTATAAATTCGAAATGCATTGTTGTCGTGGTTACAATAATCAATTTGAATTACATGTCAAGGATTGTATTCGTTACGCTGTTACTCGAAACGCTGAAGAGATTTATTTAGAACTTTTTAATGACCGTTTGGAAGCTGAGTTTGTGTCAGATGAGTTTTTTTACATTAATTCATCTATTACAAAATTGACTTTAAAAGGATGTATCTTTACTCACACGGGTGCGATTTGCTGGGAAAACCTTAAGAGTTTGTGTATTCAACGTGGGATAATAAACGAAGATTTGATTGAAAATATACAAACGGGGAGTCCTATGTTGGAAACTTTGGAGTTGGAAAATTGTTCTGGTTATATGCGGTTAAATATTACTTCAAAAAGTATCAAGAATTTGATATTTTCAGGATACCTGGATGTTGAAGATGAAGAGAATGTTTTTGATATTATTGAAATCAATGCCCCTAATATTCTTTCATTGACAATTAGCGGCGAATTGTTGTTAGATAAGCTTGTGTTACTAAATGTGGCTTCTTTAGTCAATGCTCATTTAGATTATTCCAATGATGATATTCCCATTATCGCACAAGAACGGATACTTAAAGAATTTATAATCAGCCTTCAACACGTCAAGGAGCTCAAAATTGGGATTGATTGCTTCAAG GCTTTCTTCAATTTGAAAGCTACAGGATTTGCATTCCCATGTAACTTGAAAATTCTTGATTCACTGGATGGGATAGCTGATTGGTCGGATTGGTctagtgatgatgatgatagtgatcttgattcaagtacaaatggagattGGAAGGAACTTTGA
- the LOC139860577 gene encoding uncharacterized protein isoform X2 gives MMEEEEEGEDRLSALPDNLIFDILFHIPDETLTQSAITTFTLSKRWCALWTEYFILEYQNPSNSFWPSALPHSGYVAETLVNCRRSNLSKFHLSGKCNNLLKPHVNNWIRVKNLVITGYGDLQADECPYILEIDAPYILSLTIGGCLLVWNLLLVNVSSLVKANLNFSKCKKWETIDEEMFGLIISLLHAKELNIGSLCNKVFSRLEDKGFTFPSNVKVLDSPNVANSLLWWPDSDDDSECFHIRERNAGPFAGRITVNLLKDQTKVEDRISALPDGILIEILSRLPETKYAIRTSTLSKRWIHLWTYTRNLIFQRDFGNDFLASDFFPAVNKTLTQCCETKLYKFEMHCCRGYNNQFELHVKDCIRYAVTRNAEEIYLELFNDRLEAEFVSDEFFYINSSITKLTLKGCIFTHTGAICWENLKSLCIQRGIINEDLIENIQTGSPMLETLELENCSGYMRLNITSKSIKNLIFSGYLDVEDEENVFDIIEINAPNILSLTISGELLLDKLVLLNVASLVNAHLDYSNDDIPIIAQERILKEFIISLQHVKELKIGIDCFKAFFNLKATGFAFPCNLKILDSLDGIADWSDWSSDDDDSDLDSSTNGDWKEL, from the exons ATgatggaggaggaagaagaaggagaagataGATTAAGTGCGTTACCAGATAATTTAATCTTTGATATTCTGTTTCATATACCAGACGAAACCCTAACTCAATCCGCCATTACCACATTCACTCTCTCCAAACGATGGTGTGCTCTTTGGACTGAATATTTCATCTTGGAATATCAAAACCCTAGCAATTCCTTCTGGCCTAGTGCTTTACCACACTCCGGGTATGTCGCCGAAACCCTAGTTAACTGTCGCCGATCGAACCTCTCAAAATTCCATCTCTCCGGCAAGTGTAATAATCTGCTTAAACCACATGTCAACAATTGGATTCG TGTTAAGAATTTGGTGATTACTGGATATGGTGATCTTCAAGCTGACGAGTGTCCATATATCCTTGAAATTGATGCTCCGTATATATTGTCACTAACGATTGGTGGTTGTTTACTGGTGTGGAATCTTTTGTTGGTGAACGTGTCTTCTTTAGTCAAAGCTAACCTAAATTTCAGCAAGTGTAAGAAATGGGAGACAATCGATGAAGAGATGTTTGGACTAATTATCAGCCTTCTCCATGCCAAGGAACTCAATATTGGGAGCTTATGTAATAAA GTTTTCTCCCGTTTGGAAGATAAAGGTTTCACTTTTCCATCAAATGTGAAGGTTTTGGATTCACCAAATGTAGCTAATTCATTACTTTGGTGGCCTGACAGTGATGATGATTCAGAG TGTTTTCACATAAGGGAAAGGAATGCGGGCCCATTTGCTGGCCGGATAACTGTAAATTTACTCAAAGATCAAACAAAAGTTGAAGATAGAATAAGTGCATTACCAGATGGCATACTTATCGAAATTTTATCCCGTTTACCCGAGACAAAATACGCCATTAGAACAAGCACACTCTCCAAACGATGGATCCATCTTTGGACATACACTCGTAATCTCATTTTCCAACGTGACTTTGGAAATGATTTTTTGGCCTCTGATTTTTTTCCAGCTGTCAACAAAACCCTAACTCAATGTTGTGAGACGAAGCTCTATAAATTCGAAATGCATTGTTGTCGTGGTTACAATAATCAATTTGAATTACATGTCAAGGATTGTATTCGTTACGCTGTTACTCGAAACGCTGAAGAGATTTATTTAGAACTTTTTAATGACCGTTTGGAAGCTGAGTTTGTGTCAGATGAGTTTTTTTACATTAATTCATCTATTACAAAATTGACTTTAAAAGGATGTATCTTTACTCACACGGGTGCGATTTGCTGGGAAAACCTTAAGAGTTTGTGTATTCAACGTGGGATAATAAACGAAGATTTGATTGAAAATATACAAACGGGGAGTCCTATGTTGGAAACTTTGGAGTTGGAAAATTGTTCTGGTTATATGCGGTTAAATATTACTTCAAAAAGTATCAAGAATTTGATATTTTCAGGATACCTGGATGTTGAAGATGAAGAGAATGTTTTTGATATTATTGAAATCAATGCCCCTAATATTCTTTCATTGACAATTAGCGGCGAATTGTTGTTAGATAAGCTTGTGTTACTAAATGTGGCTTCTTTAGTCAATGCTCATTTAGATTATTCCAATGATGATATTCCCATTATCGCACAAGAACGGATACTTAAAGAATTTATAATCAGCCTTCAACACGTCAAGGAGCTCAAAATTGGGATTGATTGCTTCAAG GCTTTCTTCAATTTGAAAGCTACAGGATTTGCATTCCCATGTAACTTGAAAATTCTTGATTCACTGGATGGGATAGCTGATTGGTCGGATTGGTctagtgatgatgatgatagtgatcttgattcaagtacaaatggagattGGAAGGAACTTTGA
- the LOC139860577 gene encoding uncharacterized protein isoform X1 codes for MMEEEEEGEDRLSALPDNLIFDILFHIPDETLTQSAITTFTLSKRWCALWTEYFILEYQNPSNSFWPSALPHSGYVAETLVNCRRSNLSKFHLSGKCNNLLKPHVNNWIRWKKLESLCLSLTELDEDIIENILSGCPVLETFELEKCSGFKLINITSKSVKNLVITGYGDLQADECPYILEIDAPYILSLTIGGCLLVWNLLLVNVSSLVKANLNFSKCKKWETIDEEMFGLIISLLHAKELNIGSLCNKVFSRLEDKGFTFPSNVKVLDSPNVANSLLWWPDSDDDSECFHIRERNAGPFAGRITVNLLKDQTKVEDRISALPDGILIEILSRLPETKYAIRTSTLSKRWIHLWTYTRNLIFQRDFGNDFLASDFFPAVNKTLTQCCETKLYKFEMHCCRGYNNQFELHVKDCIRYAVTRNAEEIYLELFNDRLEAEFVSDEFFYINSSITKLTLKGCIFTHTGAICWENLKSLCIQRGIINEDLIENIQTGSPMLETLELENCSGYMRLNITSKSIKNLIFSGYLDVEDEENVFDIIEINAPNILSLTISGELLLDKLVLLNVASLVNAHLDYSNDDIPIIAQERILKEFIISLQHVKELKIGIDCFKAFFNLKATGFAFPCNLKILDSLDGIADWSDWSSDDDDSDLDSSTNGDWKEL; via the exons ATgatggaggaggaagaagaaggagaagataGATTAAGTGCGTTACCAGATAATTTAATCTTTGATATTCTGTTTCATATACCAGACGAAACCCTAACTCAATCCGCCATTACCACATTCACTCTCTCCAAACGATGGTGTGCTCTTTGGACTGAATATTTCATCTTGGAATATCAAAACCCTAGCAATTCCTTCTGGCCTAGTGCTTTACCACACTCCGGGTATGTCGCCGAAACCCTAGTTAACTGTCGCCGATCGAACCTCTCAAAATTCCATCTCTCCGGCAAGTGTAATAATCTGCTTAAACCACATGTCAACAATTGGATTCG CTGGAAAAAACTTGAGAGTTTGTGTCTTTCGTTAACTGAGTTAGACGAAGATATTATTGAAAATATATTATCTGGTTGTCCTGTATTGGAAACTTTTGAGCTAGAAAAATGCAGTGGTTTTAAGCTGATAAATATTACTTCTAAGAGTGTTAAGAATTTGGTGATTACTGGATATGGTGATCTTCAAGCTGACGAGTGTCCATATATCCTTGAAATTGATGCTCCGTATATATTGTCACTAACGATTGGTGGTTGTTTACTGGTGTGGAATCTTTTGTTGGTGAACGTGTCTTCTTTAGTCAAAGCTAACCTAAATTTCAGCAAGTGTAAGAAATGGGAGACAATCGATGAAGAGATGTTTGGACTAATTATCAGCCTTCTCCATGCCAAGGAACTCAATATTGGGAGCTTATGTAATAAA GTTTTCTCCCGTTTGGAAGATAAAGGTTTCACTTTTCCATCAAATGTGAAGGTTTTGGATTCACCAAATGTAGCTAATTCATTACTTTGGTGGCCTGACAGTGATGATGATTCAGAG TGTTTTCACATAAGGGAAAGGAATGCGGGCCCATTTGCTGGCCGGATAACTGTAAATTTACTCAAAGATCAAACAAAAGTTGAAGATAGAATAAGTGCATTACCAGATGGCATACTTATCGAAATTTTATCCCGTTTACCCGAGACAAAATACGCCATTAGAACAAGCACACTCTCCAAACGATGGATCCATCTTTGGACATACACTCGTAATCTCATTTTCCAACGTGACTTTGGAAATGATTTTTTGGCCTCTGATTTTTTTCCAGCTGTCAACAAAACCCTAACTCAATGTTGTGAGACGAAGCTCTATAAATTCGAAATGCATTGTTGTCGTGGTTACAATAATCAATTTGAATTACATGTCAAGGATTGTATTCGTTACGCTGTTACTCGAAACGCTGAAGAGATTTATTTAGAACTTTTTAATGACCGTTTGGAAGCTGAGTTTGTGTCAGATGAGTTTTTTTACATTAATTCATCTATTACAAAATTGACTTTAAAAGGATGTATCTTTACTCACACGGGTGCGATTTGCTGGGAAAACCTTAAGAGTTTGTGTATTCAACGTGGGATAATAAACGAAGATTTGATTGAAAATATACAAACGGGGAGTCCTATGTTGGAAACTTTGGAGTTGGAAAATTGTTCTGGTTATATGCGGTTAAATATTACTTCAAAAAGTATCAAGAATTTGATATTTTCAGGATACCTGGATGTTGAAGATGAAGAGAATGTTTTTGATATTATTGAAATCAATGCCCCTAATATTCTTTCATTGACAATTAGCGGCGAATTGTTGTTAGATAAGCTTGTGTTACTAAATGTGGCTTCTTTAGTCAATGCTCATTTAGATTATTCCAATGATGATATTCCCATTATCGCACAAGAACGGATACTTAAAGAATTTATAATCAGCCTTCAACACGTCAAGGAGCTCAAAATTGGGATTGATTGCTTCAAG GCTTTCTTCAATTTGAAAGCTACAGGATTTGCATTCCCATGTAACTTGAAAATTCTTGATTCACTGGATGGGATAGCTGATTGGTCGGATTGGTctagtgatgatgatgatagtgatcttgattcaagtacaaatggagattGGAAGGAACTTTGA